Proteins encoded together in one Impatiens glandulifera chromosome 1, dImpGla2.1, whole genome shotgun sequence window:
- the LOC124938217 gene encoding GATA transcription factor 16-like codes for MADYIGENELDLIILHMNRNQENIMDNIMTNIDGDLSDGSCAKTCVDCGTSKRLPGETLCNACGISSRKKCNSRSEERKRGEICWLLVLKYRGKRSRSAMATMEKPSRMKLGEVEQATILLMALSCGSVYF; via the exons ATGGCGGATTATATTGGAGAAAATGA GCTTGATTTGATTATTCTACACATGAATCGAAATCAGGAGAATATAATGGATAATATTATGACGAATATTGATGGAGATTTGTCCGATGGAAGCTGTGCTAAGACATGTGTTGATTGCGGTACTTCGAAACGCCTCCCTGGAGAG ACATTGTGTAATGCATGCGGAATTAGTAGTAGGAAGAAGTGTAATTCTAGGTCTGAAGAAAG AAAAAGAGGAGAAATCTGTTGGCTCTTGGTACTGAAGTATCGTGGAAAGAGATCGAGGTCGGCGATGGCGACGATGGAGAAGCCTTCGAGGATGAAACTTGGAGAGGTAGAACAAGCTACCATACTGTTAATGGCGTTGTCGTGTGGATctgtttatttttga